Proteins found in one Corynebacterium sanguinis genomic segment:
- a CDS encoding metal ABC transporter permease, giving the protein MRQFFEETAHLLSFDFVIASLIACALLGFLSGVLAPLVVIRQMAFAVHATSELALMGAAIALVASVNLSLGAVAGSVTAAIAFVMLGLRGGNDSAVGAVMSFGMGVSVLCIYLYPGNSTVALGLLTGQVAGVSNMNLVVLAVSTLIILVAIAVLWRPLMFASVDPAMAAATGVRVRFFAVAFGVLLGIASAQAVQVVGALLVMSLLITPGASAVAITDNPVAAIVWSVVFAQAAAVGGLIFSLAPGIPISVTVAFISFGIYILCRLVERVRVSRLQKMDA; this is encoded by the coding sequence ATGCGGCAGTTCTTCGAAGAGACGGCGCACCTGCTGTCTTTTGATTTCGTCATCGCCTCACTGATTGCGTGCGCGCTTTTGGGATTCCTCTCCGGCGTGCTCGCGCCGTTGGTGGTGATCCGCCAAATGGCGTTCGCAGTCCACGCCACCTCCGAGCTGGCTCTGATGGGAGCGGCAATCGCACTAGTCGCCAGCGTGAACTTGTCGCTCGGCGCGGTGGCGGGATCGGTCACGGCTGCGATCGCGTTTGTCATGCTGGGCCTTCGCGGCGGCAACGATTCCGCAGTGGGCGCGGTGATGAGCTTCGGCATGGGCGTTTCCGTCCTGTGCATCTACCTCTACCCTGGCAACTCCACGGTGGCGCTCGGCCTGCTCACCGGCCAGGTCGCCGGGGTGAGCAACATGAACCTGGTCGTGCTCGCCGTCTCAACGCTGATCATCCTGGTCGCGATCGCCGTGCTGTGGCGCCCGCTCATGTTCGCCTCGGTGGACCCGGCGATGGCCGCGGCGACGGGCGTGCGAGTGCGCTTCTTCGCCGTCGCGTTCGGCGTGCTGCTCGGCATCGCCTCCGCCCAGGCGGTCCAGGTCGTCGGAGCGCTGCTGGTGATGTCGCTTCTGATTACCCCGGGCGCGTCCGCGGTGGCGATCACGGACAACCCGGTCGCCGCGATCGTCTGGTCGGTGGTCTTCGCCCAGGCAGCGGCCGTCGGCGGCCTGATCTTCTCCCTGGCACCCGGCATCCCGATCAGCGTGACCGTGGCGTTTATCTCCTTCGGCATCTACATCCTGTGCCGCCTGGTGGAGCGCGTCCGCGTCTCGCGGCTGCAGAAGATGGACGCTTAA
- a CDS encoding metal ABC transporter ATP-binding protein, translating into MIARLTGLSAEPLWSGIDLEINQGEFIAVLGPNGSGKSTLLNTMLGIRRPTSGSVELPERVGFIPQQRMFPPHMPVRARDVVSLTLRHGVVSKRSASRAQVDAALANVGASHLANARVGILSGGQQQLVRQAQAFANNPELVLADEPLLSLDASRQRETVRRLAAAPAAIVMVTHSIDPVLEVVDKVLYLGPNGHVVGPAREVLRTDVLSELYGTRVDVVSVRGKTVIV; encoded by the coding sequence GTGATTGCGCGTCTAACCGGACTTTCCGCCGAGCCGCTCTGGTCAGGGATCGATTTAGAGATCAACCAGGGCGAGTTCATCGCGGTGCTCGGCCCCAACGGCTCGGGCAAGTCGACCCTGCTCAACACCATGCTCGGCATCCGCCGCCCAACAAGCGGCAGCGTCGAGCTGCCCGAGCGCGTCGGTTTCATCCCGCAGCAGCGGATGTTCCCGCCGCACATGCCGGTCCGGGCGCGTGACGTCGTCTCGCTGACGCTGCGCCACGGGGTGGTAAGTAAGCGCTCCGCGAGCCGAGCCCAGGTCGACGCCGCGCTCGCGAACGTCGGCGCGTCCCACCTGGCCAACGCCCGCGTGGGCATCCTCTCCGGCGGCCAGCAGCAGCTGGTGCGCCAGGCCCAGGCGTTTGCGAACAACCCCGAGCTCGTGCTTGCCGACGAGCCCCTGCTCTCGCTCGACGCCTCCCGCCAACGCGAAACCGTGCGTCGGCTAGCGGCGGCCCCCGCGGCGATCGTGATGGTGACCCACTCGATCGACCCGGTGCTCGAGGTGGTTGACAAGGTGCTCTACCTCGGCCCCAACGGCCACGTCGTTGGCCCAGCGCGCGAGGTGCTGCGCACCGACGTGCTCAGCGAGCTCTACGGCACGCGTGTCGACGTCGTCTCCGTGCGCGGGAAGACGGTGATCGTCTAA
- a CDS encoding metal ABC transporter solute-binding protein, Zn/Mn family, whose translation MIGTKSLRAGAAVFATSLFLASCSTGGTDTTTTAASGTPAEAAADTVVATTNVWADVAGSVLGEAVPAVISNPATDPHDFEPAAADLAKVTQAKVLVANGGTYDNAIYTAADPANVISALPLSSEEHDHEHEGHDHEHEHEGEHAGHDHAHDENEHIWYDTTVVREVADKLAKAAEDNGVQADTAELNKRLDDVDAKLDALPVARIAQTHPIADSIVENSALEDVTPEDYRQATLNHTEPSSAAVAALITQLENGEVDLLINNPQTPSALTDRILAAAEQNDVPVIDIAETPQGGVDFFDYLDEIANTLTDKLANS comes from the coding sequence ATGATCGGTACCAAGTCCCTGCGCGCTGGCGCAGCCGTTTTCGCAACGTCCCTCTTCCTCGCGTCCTGCTCCACCGGCGGGACCGACACCACCACCACCGCAGCCTCGGGCACTCCGGCCGAGGCCGCGGCAGACACCGTTGTCGCCACGACAAACGTCTGGGCGGATGTCGCCGGCTCCGTGCTCGGCGAGGCCGTGCCCGCGGTGATCTCCAACCCTGCCACCGACCCGCATGACTTCGAGCCTGCCGCCGCCGACCTGGCCAAGGTCACCCAGGCGAAGGTCCTCGTTGCCAACGGCGGCACCTACGACAACGCGATCTACACCGCCGCCGACCCCGCCAACGTGATCAGCGCCCTGCCGCTGTCAAGCGAGGAGCACGACCACGAGCACGAGGGCCACGACCACGAGCACGAGCACGAGGGTGAGCACGCGGGCCACGACCACGCCCACGACGAAAACGAGCACATCTGGTACGACACCACGGTCGTGCGCGAAGTCGCTGACAAGCTGGCAAAGGCCGCGGAAGACAACGGCGTGCAGGCGGATACCGCGGAGCTGAACAAGCGCCTCGATGACGTCGACGCCAAGCTTGATGCGCTGCCCGTCGCGCGCATCGCGCAGACCCACCCGATTGCGGATTCGATCGTGGAGAACTCCGCGCTCGAGGACGTCACCCCCGAGGACTACCGCCAGGCCACGCTCAACCACACCGAGCCGTCGAGCGCGGCCGTCGCCGCCCTGATTACGCAGCTTGAGAACGGCGAGGTGGATCTGCTTATCAATAACCCGCAAACCCCGTCGGCGCTGACCGACCGCATCCTCGCCGCCGCCGAGCAGAACGACGTCCCCGTGATCGACATCGCGGAGACCCCGCAGGGCGGCGTCGACTTCTTCGACTACCTCGACGAGATCGCGAACACGCTGACCGATAAGCTCGCGAATTCTTAA
- a CDS encoding LacI family DNA-binding transcriptional regulator, with protein MSPRSRPAKNSTLASIAAEVGVSRTTVSNAYNRPDQLSDELRSRILAAAAKRGYAGPNPTARSLRTRRAGAVGVVLTEHLHYAFEDRASVDFLAGLARQTDFSLTLIPAGPGENNPAPITSAIVDGFVVYSVPAGDPHLAAARERGLPVVVCDQPADEGVAYVGIDDAAAITPAAQALVAAGHTRIGILAKRLFSTPRNGHVRREELAQADLHVQRARVSGALDVFDAAGITDVPIVARHFNDRLSAADGAAELIGAHPDLTAALCTTDSMALGVFDHCGARIPHELSVTGFDGIESALNLGLTTVDQPNVAKGEAAGSMLRSLIDAPTPSPAATPREILPTRFITGRTVAAPRRDA; from the coding sequence ATGTCACCTCGGTCCCGCCCCGCCAAAAACAGCACTCTGGCGTCCATCGCCGCCGAGGTGGGGGTGTCGCGCACCACGGTGTCCAACGCCTACAACCGCCCGGATCAGCTTTCCGACGAGCTGCGCTCGCGCATCCTCGCCGCCGCAGCGAAGCGGGGCTACGCGGGCCCGAACCCAACCGCCCGCTCGCTGCGCACCCGCCGGGCCGGTGCGGTAGGCGTCGTGCTCACCGAGCACCTGCACTACGCCTTCGAGGACCGAGCCAGCGTCGATTTCCTCGCCGGGCTGGCCCGCCAGACCGATTTCTCGCTCACCCTGATTCCCGCCGGGCCCGGTGAGAACAACCCCGCCCCGATCACGAGCGCGATTGTCGACGGCTTCGTGGTCTACTCGGTGCCCGCCGGCGACCCGCACCTCGCGGCTGCGCGCGAGCGCGGCCTGCCCGTGGTGGTGTGCGACCAGCCCGCGGACGAGGGCGTGGCGTACGTCGGCATCGATGACGCCGCCGCGATCACCCCGGCAGCGCAGGCGCTTGTCGCCGCCGGCCACACCCGCATCGGGATCCTGGCCAAGCGCCTGTTCAGCACACCTCGCAACGGGCACGTGCGCCGCGAGGAGCTTGCCCAGGCCGACCTCCACGTGCAGCGCGCCCGCGTGTCCGGCGCGCTCGACGTGTTCGACGCCGCCGGGATCACCGACGTGCCGATCGTCGCCCGCCACTTCAACGACCGGTTAAGCGCGGCCGACGGCGCGGCCGAGCTCATCGGCGCCCACCCCGACCTCACCGCCGCGCTGTGCACCACCGACTCGATGGCGCTCGGTGTGTTCGACCACTGCGGCGCGCGGATCCCCCACGAGCTGTCCGTGACCGGCTTCGATGGCATCGAATCCGCCCTCAACCTAGGGCTGACCACCGTCGATCAGCCGAACGTCGCCAAGGGCGAGGCGGCCGGTTCGATGCTGCGCTCGCTTATCGACGCCCCCACCCCGAGCCCCGCAGCCACCCCGCGCGAGATCCTGCCGACGCGCTTTATCACAGGGCGGACTGTCGCCGCGCCTCGGCGAGACGCGTAA
- the otsB gene encoding trehalose-phosphatase, whose translation MTAGHRALADEIERIARADTLLVCLDFDGTICELGPDAYAVTPNPEALRAARTLMALPGTQVAVLSGRHLEGLRRVVGLEKPVVLVGSHGAETTAGAPQLAPADRAYLDDIARQLEAIATPPAFVESKPYQRVIHVAALAETDPELAEDILARTGALATPGRPVLSGHNIVEFSAIEVTKGSWLREHKKDFAATLFAGDDTTDETALRALGPADLGIKVGPKPTVATHRVAGVDEMAQVLTRLAEARRQSAL comes from the coding sequence GTGACGGCCGGCCACCGCGCGCTTGCGGACGAGATTGAGCGCATCGCGCGCGCCGACACGCTGCTGGTGTGCCTCGACTTCGACGGCACGATCTGCGAGCTCGGCCCGGACGCCTACGCGGTGACCCCCAACCCCGAGGCGCTGCGCGCCGCGCGAACGCTGATGGCGCTGCCGGGCACCCAGGTCGCCGTGCTGTCGGGCCGCCACCTCGAGGGGCTGCGCCGCGTCGTTGGGCTGGAGAAACCGGTGGTGCTCGTCGGCTCCCACGGCGCGGAGACGACCGCTGGCGCCCCGCAGCTTGCCCCCGCCGACCGCGCATACCTCGATGACATCGCGCGCCAGCTCGAGGCCATCGCGACCCCGCCGGCCTTCGTGGAGTCCAAGCCCTACCAGCGCGTCATTCACGTCGCCGCGCTCGCTGAGACCGACCCCGAGCTGGCGGAGGATATCCTCGCCCGCACCGGCGCCCTGGCAACACCCGGGCGCCCGGTGCTCAGCGGCCACAACATCGTGGAGTTCTCCGCGATCGAGGTGACCAAAGGGTCGTGGCTGCGCGAGCACAAGAAGGACTTCGCGGCCACCCTCTTCGCCGGCGACGACACCACCGACGAGACGGCGCTGCGCGCCCTCGGCCCCGCCGACCTGGGCATCAAGGTCGGGCCGAAGCCGACGGTGGCCACACACCGGGTCGCGGGCGTGGACGAGATGGCGCAGGTGCTTACGCGTCTCGCCGAGGCGCGGCGACAGTCCGCCCTGTGA
- a CDS encoding alpha,alpha-trehalose-phosphate synthase (UDP-forming), with amino-acid sequence MAGDNKFVVVANRLPVDRTESGWQASPGGLVAALAPVLRAHAGCWVGWPGEPDARVEPFEFEGISLHPVALSRWDFENFYEGFSNSTLWPLYHDLIVTPQYVAQWWEAYETVNATFAAAVASVAAHGATVWVQDYQLQLVPGMLKRSRPDLKIGFFLHIPFPSPDLFKQLPWREEITRGLEGCDLVGFQREEDEANFRALVGDAGPRTGTFPISIDPAAIVPGAREDVVTLREKLGNPRTLMLGVDRMDYTKGILQRLLAVEKLLEKGLLDDVAVVQLATPSRERIEHYRQTRRDVEEAVGRINGRFGRVGWPVVHYIHRPVPKKDLGTYYAAADVMLVTPFKDGMNLVAKEYVSCHPLGDGALVLSEFAGAAVELHRAYLCNPFDLESIEQAILSALGGDANAMRAMHARVTEHDVARWARTFLEAL; translated from the coding sequence ATGGCTGGGGACAACAAGTTCGTCGTTGTCGCCAACCGGCTGCCGGTTGACCGCACCGAGTCGGGCTGGCAGGCGTCCCCCGGGGGCCTGGTCGCGGCGCTGGCTCCCGTGTTGCGCGCCCACGCCGGCTGCTGGGTCGGTTGGCCCGGCGAGCCGGACGCGCGCGTGGAGCCGTTCGAGTTCGAGGGCATCTCGCTGCACCCGGTGGCGCTGAGCCGCTGGGATTTCGAGAACTTCTACGAGGGGTTTTCCAACTCCACCCTGTGGCCCCTCTACCACGACCTGATTGTCACCCCGCAGTACGTGGCGCAGTGGTGGGAGGCCTACGAGACGGTAAACGCTACCTTCGCCGCCGCGGTCGCGTCCGTTGCCGCCCACGGTGCGACGGTGTGGGTGCAGGACTACCAGCTCCAGCTCGTGCCGGGCATGCTGAAGCGCTCCCGCCCCGACCTGAAGATCGGGTTTTTCCTGCACATCCCCTTCCCCTCGCCCGACCTGTTCAAGCAGTTGCCGTGGCGCGAGGAGATCACCCGCGGCCTCGAAGGCTGCGACCTGGTGGGGTTCCAGCGCGAGGAGGACGAAGCGAACTTCCGCGCCCTGGTCGGCGACGCCGGGCCGCGCACGGGGACGTTTCCCATCTCGATCGACCCGGCGGCGATTGTGCCCGGCGCGCGGGAGGACGTCGTCACGCTGCGCGAAAAGCTGGGCAACCCGCGCACGCTCATGCTCGGCGTCGACCGCATGGACTACACCAAAGGGATCCTGCAGCGCCTCCTCGCCGTCGAGAAGCTGCTGGAAAAGGGCCTGCTTGACGACGTCGCCGTGGTCCAGCTCGCCACCCCTTCGCGCGAGCGCATCGAGCACTACCGGCAGACGCGCCGCGACGTGGAGGAAGCCGTGGGCAGGATCAACGGCCGTTTCGGCCGGGTCGGGTGGCCCGTGGTCCACTACATCCACCGCCCGGTGCCAAAGAAGGACCTGGGCACCTACTACGCCGCGGCCGACGTCATGCTGGTCACCCCGTTCAAGGACGGGATGAACCTGGTGGCCAAGGAGTACGTCTCCTGCCACCCGCTAGGCGACGGAGCGTTGGTGCTCTCCGAGTTCGCGGGCGCCGCAGTGGAGCTACACCGGGCGTATCTGTGCAACCCCTTCGACCTGGAATCTATCGAGCAGGCGATCCTGTCGGCTCTAGGTGGCGACGCCAACGCGATGCGGGCGATGCACGCGCGCGTGACCGAGCACGACGTCGCGCGGTGGGCGCGAACCTTCCTGGAGGCGCTGTGA
- a CDS encoding histone, giving the protein MPPKITDSRPSPEAIHAVEEQTAADARRIVATYADDFFDGVTLMSMLGVEPQGFVYKKYAEEREAEAETDEAPAAAAKQTTKKAAKKTAKKAAKKTAKKATKKATKKAAKKTVKKATKKATKKAAKKATSSSAAGDEA; this is encoded by the coding sequence GTGCCACCCAAGATCACCGATTCTCGCCCCTCCCCCGAAGCCATCCACGCGGTTGAGGAGCAGACGGCGGCGGATGCCCGCCGGATCGTGGCCACCTACGCGGACGACTTCTTCGACGGCGTGACCCTGATGTCCATGCTCGGTGTCGAGCCGCAGGGCTTCGTGTACAAGAAGTACGCCGAGGAGCGCGAAGCCGAGGCCGAGACGGACGAGGCCCCGGCAGCAGCGGCGAAGCAGACCACGAAAAAGGCCGCTAAGAAGACTGCCAAGAAGGCCGCGAAAAAGACCGCGAAGAAAGCCACCAAGAAGGCAACCAAAAAGGCCGCCAAGAAGACAGTGAAGAAGGCCACGAAGAAGGCGACCAAGAAGGCTGCGAAGAAGGCGACGTCCTCCTCCGCCGCCGGCGACGAGGCCTAA
- the thrE gene encoding threonine/serine exporter ThrE: protein MVDALRRLRESLGSNRRGVATIDDVRTSPPPSVLAPVDLTDPAQVAAVMTIAARIGSILIANGTTSSDARASIHTVTSSYGLHYCHIDITVNTMTIHTIIGVNRRTPVSVFRVVNDMSENYHKLQEVDRLIRSIRSGATPPEVAEKILDDIERRHIPYRNLRFLLGWAVMGAAIATLLGGDFFMAGLGGLTAFLIMGINKVLSRNDLPYFFHCVLGGTLATLPAVLFYNFSAQLGITIVPSQVIATGIVVLLAGLTLVQSLLDGITGAPVTASARFFQTLLFTGGIVAGVATGISLGEMLGIQLPPLETMLGAPTFSSALARVLGGTIAAAAFAVTCFAEKPAVLVSAATAFAGSAMYYVFLLPLGTGRLMATAACAIVVGLAGGLIARFFMINPVITAVAGVTPFLPGSGVYRGMYAIMNEQLVVGMTNLIVAVGTCMALAGGVVFGEWMARRIRRPRLFNPYSAFRRAGRLTFEQIRRAESAARRATRPKRGGSTKLTHPPT, encoded by the coding sequence GTGGTAGACGCGTTGAGAAGGCTCCGGGAGAGCCTGGGCAGCAATCGCAGGGGTGTCGCGACGATCGACGACGTGCGCACCTCCCCTCCCCCGTCCGTGCTCGCGCCCGTCGACCTGACGGACCCGGCGCAGGTCGCAGCCGTGATGACCATCGCGGCGCGCATCGGGTCCATCCTGATCGCCAACGGCACGACCAGCTCGGACGCGCGCGCGTCGATCCATACGGTGACCTCGTCGTACGGCCTGCACTACTGCCACATCGACATCACGGTCAACACCATGACCATCCACACCATCATCGGCGTCAACCGCCGCACCCCGGTCAGCGTGTTCCGCGTGGTCAACGACATGTCGGAGAACTACCACAAGCTCCAGGAAGTCGACCGCCTGATCCGCTCGATCCGCTCCGGCGCCACCCCGCCCGAGGTCGCGGAGAAGATCCTCGACGACATCGAACGCCGCCACATCCCCTACCGCAACCTGCGCTTTCTGCTCGGCTGGGCGGTGATGGGCGCCGCCATTGCAACGCTTTTGGGCGGGGACTTCTTTATGGCCGGCCTCGGCGGGCTGACGGCGTTTCTCATCATGGGCATCAACAAGGTGCTCTCGCGCAACGACCTGCCCTACTTCTTCCACTGCGTCCTCGGCGGCACCCTGGCGACGCTGCCGGCCGTTCTGTTCTACAACTTCTCGGCCCAGCTCGGGATCACGATCGTGCCCAGCCAGGTCATCGCCACCGGCATCGTCGTCCTGCTCGCGGGCCTCACGCTCGTGCAATCGCTTCTCGACGGCATCACCGGCGCCCCCGTCACCGCCTCAGCGCGGTTCTTCCAAACGCTTCTGTTCACCGGAGGCATCGTCGCCGGCGTCGCCACGGGAATCTCGCTCGGCGAGATGCTGGGCATCCAACTTCCGCCGCTGGAGACGATGCTGGGCGCGCCCACCTTCAGCTCCGCGCTGGCGCGTGTCCTCGGCGGCACCATTGCCGCCGCAGCGTTCGCGGTGACCTGCTTCGCCGAGAAACCGGCCGTGCTGGTCTCAGCCGCCACCGCGTTCGCCGGCTCAGCCATGTACTACGTCTTTCTCCTCCCACTGGGCACAGGAAGGCTCATGGCCACCGCGGCGTGCGCGATCGTCGTCGGGCTTGCCGGTGGCCTGATCGCCCGCTTTTTCATGATCAACCCGGTGATCACCGCCGTGGCCGGGGTGACGCCCTTCCTCCCCGGTTCCGGGGTGTACCGCGGCATGTACGCGATCATGAACGAGCAGCTTGTTGTCGGCATGACCAACCTGATCGTGGCGGTGGGAACGTGCATGGCGCTGGCCGGCGGCGTCGTCTTCGGCGAGTGGATGGCGCGCCGCATCCGCCGCCCGCGCCTGTTCAACCCCTACAGCGCGTTCAGGCGCGCCGGGCGGCTGACCTTCGAGCAGATCCGCCGCGCGGAGTCCGCGGCCCGGCGCGCGACCCGACCCAAGCGCGGCGGGTCCACGAAGCTCACGCACCCTCCCACGTGA
- a CDS encoding MFS transporter, translating to MRWLLLSVLSTGLLLIGVDNSILYTALPTISAELGADEAQGLWIINAYPLVVAGLMLGTGTLGDKVGHARMFATGLVIFGVASLCCAYAPTPELLIAARGALGLGAAVMMPATLALVQQTFTNERERNTAIGIWASVATVGAAAGPLVGGFLLEHFWWGSIFLVNVPIVAAALAALALLRPANHPYPLARWDAVSTLLSILTLTGFTLVIKGHLLAAVPAGLGAWLFVRRQARLEHPLLTFDIFRNRIFSGGVVAAGFALTGLAAVELLTTQRFQIVAGYSPLEAGAIISAVVVASLPSSIIGGMVLHRVGFLPLISGGLFVAALGTLVAALSVHTLAVFLTAMLFVGAGIGAVGGVASTAIVGSAPPHREGMAASVEEISFELGALTGVALLGTLMSATRARYDAPTTHPLTAYDMAYSTVLTIAAGILLASAIACAWLFRGNPKSPAR from the coding sequence ATGCGTTGGTTGTTGCTCAGCGTCCTCTCCACCGGCCTTCTACTCATCGGGGTAGACAACTCCATCCTCTACACGGCGCTGCCCACCATCAGCGCCGAGCTCGGGGCCGACGAGGCCCAGGGGCTGTGGATCATCAACGCCTACCCGCTCGTGGTGGCGGGGCTGATGCTGGGCACCGGTACCCTCGGCGACAAGGTGGGCCACGCGCGCATGTTCGCCACGGGGCTGGTCATCTTCGGGGTGGCCTCACTTTGCTGCGCCTACGCCCCCACGCCGGAGCTGCTCATCGCCGCGCGCGGCGCGCTCGGCCTCGGCGCGGCCGTGATGATGCCGGCCACGCTCGCGCTGGTGCAGCAAACGTTTACCAACGAGCGCGAGCGCAACACGGCGATCGGCATCTGGGCCTCCGTGGCCACCGTGGGCGCGGCGGCCGGCCCGCTCGTCGGCGGGTTCCTGCTCGAGCACTTCTGGTGGGGCTCCATCTTCCTAGTCAACGTCCCCATCGTCGCGGCCGCCCTGGCGGCGCTTGCTCTCCTGCGCCCCGCGAACCACCCCTACCCCCTGGCGCGTTGGGACGCGGTATCGACGCTGCTGAGCATCCTCACGCTGACCGGGTTCACGCTGGTGATCAAGGGCCACCTGCTCGCAGCGGTGCCGGCGGGGCTCGGGGCGTGGCTGTTTGTGCGTCGACAAGCGAGGCTCGAGCACCCGCTATTGACATTCGACATCTTCCGCAACCGCATCTTCAGCGGCGGCGTCGTCGCAGCGGGCTTCGCGCTGACCGGGCTCGCCGCCGTGGAGCTTTTGACCACCCAACGCTTCCAAATCGTCGCAGGCTACAGCCCGCTCGAGGCGGGCGCGATCATCTCGGCGGTCGTCGTGGCGTCGCTGCCGTCGTCGATTATCGGCGGGATGGTGCTGCACCGCGTCGGGTTCCTGCCGCTGATCAGCGGCGGGCTGTTCGTCGCCGCGCTCGGCACCCTCGTGGCGGCGCTGAGCGTGCACACGCTCGCCGTCTTCCTCACCGCGATGCTGTTCGTCGGCGCGGGCATCGGGGCGGTCGGCGGCGTCGCGTCGACCGCGATCGTCGGCTCAGCGCCGCCGCACCGCGAGGGCATGGCCGCGAGCGTGGAGGAGATCTCGTTCGAGCTCGGCGCGCTCACCGGCGTGGCATTACTGGGCACCCTCATGAGCGCCACTCGCGCGCGTTACGACGCCCCCACCACGCACCCGCTTACCGCCTACGACATGGCGTACTCCACCGTGCTGACGATCGCCGCCGGGATCCTTCTGGCCAGCGCGATCGCGTGCGCCTGGCTGTTTCGCGGCAACCCGAAGAGCCCGGCGCGTTAG
- a CDS encoding response regulator transcription factor codes for MPDMNEGVKVLVVDDEPNIVELLTVSLRFQGFEVESVNSGAEALKVAREFRPDAYILDVMMPGMDGFELLSKLRADGLDGPVLFLTAKDAVEDRIHGLTIGADDYVTKPFSLEEVITRLRVILRRGHVTDDADSDSTLRYADLTLNDDTHEVTKSGEIIDLSPTEFNLLRYLMLNAEVVLSKAKILDNVWHYDFGGDGNVVESYISYLRRKVDTGDVPLIHTVRGVGYVLRTPRQ; via the coding sequence ATGCCTGACATGAACGAGGGCGTTAAGGTCCTGGTCGTCGACGACGAGCCGAACATTGTCGAACTACTCACCGTCTCCCTGCGCTTCCAGGGATTCGAGGTCGAAAGCGTCAACTCCGGTGCCGAGGCGCTTAAGGTCGCCCGCGAGTTCCGCCCCGACGCCTACATCCTGGACGTGATGATGCCCGGGATGGACGGCTTCGAGCTGCTGTCTAAGCTGCGTGCCGACGGGCTCGACGGCCCTGTGCTCTTCCTCACCGCAAAAGACGCGGTGGAGGACCGGATCCACGGCCTGACCATCGGCGCCGACGACTACGTGACCAAGCCGTTCAGCTTGGAGGAGGTCATCACCCGCCTGCGCGTGATCCTGCGCCGCGGGCACGTCACCGACGACGCCGACTCCGACTCGACCCTGCGCTACGCCGACCTGACGCTTAACGACGACACCCACGAGGTGACCAAGAGCGGCGAGATCATCGACTTGTCGCCGACCGAGTTCAACCTGCTGCGCTACCTCATGCTCAACGCCGAGGTGGTGCTGTCCAAGGCGAAGATCCTCGACAACGTGTGGCATTACGACTTCGGCGGCGACGGCAACGTCGTCGAGTCCTACATCTCCTACCTGCGCCGCAAGGTGGACACCGGCGACGTGCCGCTGATCCACACCGTCCGCGGCGTCGGCTACGTGCTGCGCACCCCGCGCCAGTAG